ATCGGTGTACCGGCACGCAACTGCGGTGCGATCGCCGCCAGGGTGCGCTCGAGCACCTTCATGGCGGTGGTCAGCTGGCCGGTGGAGATCCAGGTCAGCCCGCAGCACACGGATTTCTCCGGCAGCATCACGTCATACCCGGCGGCTTCGAGCACCTCGACGGCCGCGCGGCCGACGTCGGGGGCCAGGAAATTGGTGAACGTGTCTGGCCACAGCAGCACGGACCCCTTCTGGCCAGCGGAGACCCGTTCGCGGCCGGTGAACCACTCGGTGAACGTCTGCTCGGCGAACGCCGGGATCTCGCGCTGCGGCGCGATCCCGCCCATGCGCTTGGTCAGCGGCAGCCGCGCGAGCCTGTTCACCAGTCGTGGCGCCTTCGCCGCAAGGCGCGCCGAGGCCGGCAGCCATCCCATCGACCAGTGCGACAGCGGGCGGGCCCACGGCCGCCTCGCGTAGTGGTGATGGGTGAATTCGGCCTTGTACGTGGCCATGTCGACGTTGACCGGGCAGTCGGACAGGCAGCCTTTGCACGACAGGCACAGGTCGAGTGCGTCGCGCACCTCGGTCGAGCGCCAACCGTCGGCGACCACGTCACCCTGAAGCATCTCCCACAGCAACCGGGCCCGCCCACGCGTCGAATGCAGTTCCTCGCGCGTGACCTGATAGCTCGGGCACATCACCCCGCCGGAATGCTGACGGCACTTGCCGATTCCCACGCAGCGGCGCTGCGCCTGCGCGAAGTCGTGGTCGTCGTCGGCGTAGCTGAACAAGGTCAGGAGCTTGCGGTCCTTGGCGGGTCCGTCGTGGCGGATGCCTGCGTTCACCGCGGGCGGGTCGACGATGACGCCGGGGTTCATCACCCGGCGGGGATCCCAGATGTCTTTCATCTCGGCCAGCAGCGCCACACCGTCGGCGCCGTACATCCGGCCGAGCAGCGCCGAGCGCGCCCGCCCGTCGCCGTGCTCACCGGACACCGAACCACCGAGTGCCACCACCAGATCGGTGGCCTGCTCGACGAATTCGCGGTAGGTCACCAGGCCGGCCGCGCTGAGCAGATCGAAGTCGATGCGCATGTGCATGCAGCCCTCACCGAAGTGCCCGTAGGACGCCCCGGAGAATCCGTACCTGCCCATCAGGTCGTCGAGACCGCGCAGATAGTCGCCGAGGCGTTGCGGCGGCACGGCGGCGTCCTCCCAACCGCCCCAGGCCTCGGCGCCGTCTGCCCGGCGGGTCGCCAGGCCTGCCGCGTCGGTGCGGCACCGCCACAACACGCGCTGCGCGCCGGGTTCGCTGACCAGGGACGATGTGGCCGGTGAACCGGTGTCGCGCAACTCCTCGAGCATCTTCTCGGCCGCCACGGCCGCCGACGCCCGGTCGGCGCCACCCATCTCGACCAGCAACCACGCCCGGCCCGCGGGGAGACCGGCTTCGGTTGCGGCCGTGCGCACCTCGGCGGGAAGCCGCTCGACGAGGTCGATGTTGATGGATTCCATCGTCAGCGGCTCATGGCGCAGCACCACCGGGACACACTCGGCGGCGGTCACCGAGTCGGCGAAACCGAGCACGCACAACACCTTTGCCGCGGGTAGCGGGGTCAGCGCGACGGTGGCCTGCAGGGTTGCGGCGAAACCGCCCTCGCTGCCGCACAACAGTCCCGCGACGTCGTAGTTGTGCTCCGGCAGCAGCCGGTGCAACGCATAGCCCGAGATCTGCCGGGTGAACTGGCCGAAACGCCTGCGGATCACCAGCTCGTGCCGGTCGACGAAACCCTGCAGCCGCCGGTGCAGGTCGCCCTCGCGACCCGGTCGGGCCGCGAGTTCGGCACGGTCCCCGACCGATTCGACCGTGCAGCGGGTGCCGTCGGCGAGCAGGATTTCCAGCGAGCGCACGTTGTCGGCGGTGGTGCCCCAGGCGACCGAATGCGCACCGCACGCGTTGTTGGCGATCATCCCGCCGAGCGTCGCGCGGCTCGCCGACGAAGGATCGGCCCCGAACGTCAGCCCGTGCGGTGTCGCCGCGGCGAGCAGGTCGGTGAGCACCACACCGGGTTCGACGACCGCGGTTCGGGTTTCGGGGTCGATGTCGAGGATCCGGTTGACGTGTCGCGACGCGTCGATCACCACCCCGCCGATCGCGTTGCCCGCCATGGAGGTTCCGCCTCCGCGCATGGTCACCGGGGCACCGGCGGCCGCGACCAGCGTGACGGCCGTCGCGAGATCGTCGGCGTCGGCGGGCACGACGACGAGGTCCGGCACGGCCCGGTAGTTCGATGCGTCGGCCGCGTACAGGGCCCGGCTTCGGGTATCGGACCCGACCGTGCCCCGTAGCTCGGATGCGAGTTCTCGGGCCAACCGGTGAGCGTCGTACGGCGCGGAGGTTATCATTGTCGACAATCTACCAATCGCTCCGAGTGATCAAGGAGAAAGCATGGTGACAGTCGGCCTCCTCTACCCCGGCCACAGCGCCGAAGACGACTTTCCGGCACTGGAGGCCCGCGTAGGCGGGGCGGTCCGACTGCCCGTGGTCATCACCTCGGTCGGCGAGGATGCGCACCGGGTCGACGCCCTGCTCGATCTCGGGCGCGCCGAGCGTCTCGCCGACGGGGCCGCGCAACTCGCGGCCGAGAGACCCGACGCGGTGATGTGGGCGTGCACATCGGGCAGTTTCGTGTTCGGCCCGGAAGGTGCGGCCGAGCAGGTGGCCGGTGTCGCCGCGGCGGCAGGCGTCCCGGCGTCGTCCACCTCGATCGCGTTCGTCGACGCGGCCAAACATCTCGGCATCCGGCGGGTCGCCGTGGCCGCGTCCTATCCGGAGGATGTCGCACAGCACTTCGTCGGCTTCCTGCGGGCGGGCGGTATCGAGGTCGTGGCGATGGGCAGCCACGGGATCATCACGGCCGCCGAGGTCGGCACGCTTGCGCGCGAGGATGTGATCGCCATGGTCAAGGCCGCCGACCACCCCGACGCCGACGCCGTACTGGTCCCGGATACCGCGATGCACACGCTGGCCATCATCGCCGATCTGGAGGCGGCCGTCGGCAAGCCCGTGCTGACCGCCAACCAGGTGACCATCTGGAAGGGCATGGAGCTGCTGGGACCGGTGCCCGTACTGCCCGGACTCGGTGCGCTGTTCGAAGGGGGCCCGCGGTGACGAGCTACCTCGAGCCGCTGGCCCAGCAGTCGACGCCGAGCCTGATCGCCGACAAGCTGCGTCAGGCGATCGGTGCCCGCGAGTTCAAGCCCGGCCAGCAGCTCAGCGAGGCCGCGCTGGCACAGAAACTCGGGGTCAGCCGAGGGCCGCTGCGCGAAGGCATGCAGCGGCTCACCCAGGAGGGTCTGCTGGTGTCGATCCGTCACCGCGGCCTGTTCGTCATCGAGATGACCCCCGACGAGGTCAGGGACATGTACCTGGCCCGTGAGGCCATCGAGCGCGCGGCGGCCGCCAGGATCCTCAAGGGCGATCACGTCGCGGCGGGTGATGCGCTGCTGGAGATCGTCGAGCAGATGACCAAGGCGACGACCCCGGCCGACAACAGCGAGTTGGACATCAATTTCCATGTGCGCCTTGTCGAACTGTCCGGAAGCCCCCGCCTGGGGCGGATGCATCAGACCTTCATCACCGAGACCAAGATGTGCATCCACGCACTCGACGAGTCGTACTCCGTCTCGGACTTCCGCAGCGAGGAGCACCGCGCCATCGCGGCCGCGATCAAGGCCGGTGACTGCGAGCTCACCGACAAACTGTTGATCGCGCACATGGACGATGCCCTCAACCGGCTGATCCCGCCGGACGACGCCCAGGACGGTCAGGTCACCAACGGGTGACGCCCGCGCGCCTCACATCTTGATCCCGACGTACTTGGTCTCCAGGAACTCGTCGATACCGACCGCGCCGCCCTCCCGGCCGAGACCGGACTGCTTGATGCCACCGAACGGCGCGGCGGGGTTGGAGACGATGCCCTGGTTGAGCCCGACCATGCCGGTTTCGAGCGCCTCGGCGACCCGCAGGGCGCGGCGCAGGTCGTTGGTGAAAACGTAAGATACGAGCCCGTATTCGGTGTCGTTGGCGGCGGCCACGGCCTCTTCCTCGGTGTCGAACGGGGTCAGCGGGGCGACCGGCCCGAAGATCTCCTGATTGGCCATCTCGGCGTCGCGCGGGACACCGGTGAGCACCGTCGGCGGGTAGAAGAAACCCGGGCCTGCGGGCGCCGTCCCGCCCGTGAGCACGGTGGCGCCGCGCTTGACCGCGTCATCGACCAGATCGGTGACCTTCTGCAGCGCGGCCTCGTCGATCAGTGGACCCACCTGGACTCCGTCCTCGGTGCCGCGACCGACCGGCATCTGCGCCATGCGGGCGGCGAGGCGCCTGCCGAATTCGTCGATCACCGACGAGTGCACGAACACTCGGTTGGCCGCGGTGCACGCCTCCCCCATGTTGCGCATCTTGGCGAGCATTGCGCCCTCGACCGCCTCGTCGAGATCGGCGTCCTCGAACACGATCAACGGTGCGTTGCCGCCGAGTTCGAGCGAGGTCCGCAGGATCTTCTCGGCACACTGCTCCAGCAGCAGACGGCCGACGCGGGTCGACCCGGTGAACGACAGCTTGCGCGCCAGACCGGACCGGATGAGCGGTTCCACCACCTCGCCGGCGTTCATCGCGGTGATGCAGTTGACGGCCCCCGCGGGCACCCCGACCTCGGCCAGGATGTCCATCAGGGCGAGCATCGAAAGCGGCGTCTGATGGGCCGGTTTGATGACGCTCGTGCACCCGGCCGCGATGGCGGGGCCGAGCTTGCGGGTGCCCATCGCCATCGGGAAGTTCCACGGCGTGATGAGCAGGCAGGGTCCGACCGGTTGCCGCGCGATCAAGAAGCGCGCCCCGCCGGCCGGGGCGGTCTGATAGCCCCCGTCGATACGGACGGCCTCGGCGGCGAAGTGCCGGAAGAACTCTGCGGCGTAGGTGATCTCGCCGCGCGCCTCGGCCAGCGGTTTGCCCATCTCCAGCGTCATCAGCAGCGCCAGGTCGTCGATGCGCTCATGCAGCAGTTCGAACGCCCCGGTGAGCATGTCGGCGCGCTCGCGCGGCGCGGTGGCGGCGAATTCGGCCTGCGCGGCCACGGCCGCGTCGAGTGCCGCGCGTCCGTCGGCCGGTGCGGCGTCGGCGACGGCGCACAGCACCTCGCCGGTCGCCGGGTCGACGACGTCGAAGGTGGCGCCGTTTGTCGCGTCCACCCACTTGCCGTCGATGAAGAGCCGCTTCTCGACGGCGCTCACCACGCGGTTCTCCTGCTCGCTCATGGGACCCCTTCCACCGGCCGGT
This region of Mycolicibacterium goodii genomic DNA includes:
- a CDS encoding GntR family transcriptional regulator, producing MTSYLEPLAQQSTPSLIADKLRQAIGAREFKPGQQLSEAALAQKLGVSRGPLREGMQRLTQEGLLVSIRHRGLFVIEMTPDEVRDMYLAREAIERAAAARILKGDHVAAGDALLEIVEQMTKATTPADNSELDINFHVRLVELSGSPRLGRMHQTFITETKMCIHALDESYSVSDFRSEEHRAIAAAIKAGDCELTDKLLIAHMDDALNRLIPPDDAQDGQVTNG
- a CDS encoding FAD-binding and (Fe-S)-binding domain-containing protein gives rise to the protein MITSAPYDAHRLARELASELRGTVGSDTRSRALYAADASNYRAVPDLVVVPADADDLATAVTLVAAAGAPVTMRGGGTSMAGNAIGGVVIDASRHVNRILDIDPETRTAVVEPGVVLTDLLAAATPHGLTFGADPSSASRATLGGMIANNACGAHSVAWGTTADNVRSLEILLADGTRCTVESVGDRAELAARPGREGDLHRRLQGFVDRHELVIRRRFGQFTRQISGYALHRLLPEHNYDVAGLLCGSEGGFAATLQATVALTPLPAAKVLCVLGFADSVTAAECVPVVLRHEPLTMESINIDLVERLPAEVRTAATEAGLPAGRAWLLVEMGGADRASAAVAAEKMLEELRDTGSPATSSLVSEPGAQRVLWRCRTDAAGLATRRADGAEAWGGWEDAAVPPQRLGDYLRGLDDLMGRYGFSGASYGHFGEGCMHMRIDFDLLSAAGLVTYREFVEQATDLVVALGGSVSGEHGDGRARSALLGRMYGADGVALLAEMKDIWDPRRVMNPGVIVDPPAVNAGIRHDGPAKDRKLLTLFSYADDDHDFAQAQRRCVGIGKCRQHSGGVMCPSYQVTREELHSTRGRARLLWEMLQGDVVADGWRSTEVRDALDLCLSCKGCLSDCPVNVDMATYKAEFTHHHYARRPWARPLSHWSMGWLPASARLAAKAPRLVNRLARLPLTKRMGGIAPQREIPAFAEQTFTEWFTGRERVSAGQKGSVLLWPDTFTNFLAPDVGRAAVEVLEAAGYDVMLPEKSVCCGLTWISTGQLTTAMKVLERTLAAIAPQLRAGTPIVGLEPSCVAALRHDAPALLPDNPLAKAAAGAIHTFAAFLSDWQPPHVGGQALVQTHCHQHAVLGFDADRALMAAAGIEATVPDSGCCGLAGNFGFERGHYEVSKAAGERVLLPAVREAAPTTAIVADGFSCRTQIAQGTPRQPVHLAQLLAAALRRG
- a CDS encoding maleate cis-trans isomerase — encoded protein: MVTVGLLYPGHSAEDDFPALEARVGGAVRLPVVITSVGEDAHRVDALLDLGRAERLADGAAQLAAERPDAVMWACTSGSFVFGPEGAAEQVAGVAAAAGVPASSTSIAFVDAAKHLGIRRVAVAASYPEDVAQHFVGFLRAGGIEVVAMGSHGIITAAEVGTLAREDVIAMVKAADHPDADAVLVPDTAMHTLAIIADLEAAVGKPVLTANQVTIWKGMELLGPVPVLPGLGALFEGGPR
- a CDS encoding NAD-dependent succinate-semialdehyde dehydrogenase, with the translated sequence MSEQENRVVSAVEKRLFIDGKWVDATNGATFDVVDPATGEVLCAVADAAPADGRAALDAAVAAQAEFAATAPRERADMLTGAFELLHERIDDLALLMTLEMGKPLAEARGEITYAAEFFRHFAAEAVRIDGGYQTAPAGGARFLIARQPVGPCLLITPWNFPMAMGTRKLGPAIAAGCTSVIKPAHQTPLSMLALMDILAEVGVPAGAVNCITAMNAGEVVEPLIRSGLARKLSFTGSTRVGRLLLEQCAEKILRTSLELGGNAPLIVFEDADLDEAVEGAMLAKMRNMGEACTAANRVFVHSSVIDEFGRRLAARMAQMPVGRGTEDGVQVGPLIDEAALQKVTDLVDDAVKRGATVLTGGTAPAGPGFFYPPTVLTGVPRDAEMANQEIFGPVAPLTPFDTEEEAVAAANDTEYGLVSYVFTNDLRRALRVAEALETGMVGLNQGIVSNPAAPFGGIKQSGLGREGGAVGIDEFLETKYVGIKM